A window of Synergistaceae bacterium contains these coding sequences:
- a CDS encoding sodium:solute symporter family protein — MLVFIFIYAVLLILIGAFIGRKARSASDFFVAGRKLNSGMLFTTLIAANLGAGSTVGVTALAYKYGLSAWWWIGSAGLGSLILAFIVGPKIWRIARQENFYTLSDYLDRRYSKIFSGIIALMMSIGTLALFAGQLLGVAWILEVVANIPKSHGVIIGAVVTTIYFAAGGLLSSAFVNIIEVAVILTGFIIALPFVINFSGGLAGIQSKISDSSYFDFTGMGSTAIIGYIVMLVPSFFISPGLIGKIFAARDERAIKIGTSLNGLVQLIFAVIPVLIGMAAFAEFPDLARADLALPAAMKNMMPFLAGCVALAAIFAAEVSTADTVLYMLAGSITNDLYKRFINPDISDKKLLYYSRVVSILCGVLGVILALKLESIISALTIFYSLMSVSLSAPLLFGLFTKRANNFGAVLSALSGVILTLYLTFFTESHAINFGFAVLNASTCGIILSFIVMSIITIFARKN, encoded by the coding sequence ATGCTAGTATTTATATTTATTTATGCTGTATTATTAATCTTAATCGGGGCATTTATCGGACGTAAAGCGAGATCGGCATCAGATTTCTTTGTTGCCGGGCGTAAATTGAACTCGGGAATGTTATTCACAACTTTAATTGCTGCGAACTTAGGCGCGGGCTCAACTGTCGGAGTTACTGCACTTGCTTATAAATATGGCCTCAGTGCATGGTGGTGGATAGGAAGCGCGGGGCTTGGCTCGTTAATTCTTGCGTTCATAGTCGGGCCTAAAATTTGGCGGATTGCTAGGCAGGAAAATTTTTATACTTTGAGCGATTATCTTGATAGGCGTTACAGTAAAATTTTTTCGGGGATTATAGCATTAATGATGTCAATCGGGACTCTTGCTTTATTTGCTGGCCAGTTGCTGGGCGTGGCATGGATTCTTGAAGTAGTAGCTAATATTCCCAAGAGTCACGGCGTAATAATCGGTGCAGTAGTTACTACAATATATTTTGCTGCGGGGGGCTTGCTTTCAAGTGCATTTGTGAATATTATAGAAGTCGCAGTGATTTTAACGGGATTTATTATTGCGCTGCCATTTGTGATAAATTTTTCGGGAGGACTCGCTGGGATTCAGTCAAAAATTTCTGACTCGTCATATTTTGATTTCACCGGAATGGGAAGCACGGCTATTATAGGCTATATAGTAATGTTAGTGCCTTCTTTCTTTATTTCTCCCGGACTAATAGGAAAAATTTTCGCGGCTCGTGATGAGAGAGCTATCAAGATCGGGACTTCTTTAAATGGGCTTGTACAATTAATTTTTGCTGTGATTCCTGTTTTGATCGGGATGGCTGCATTTGCTGAATTTCCGGATTTAGCACGGGCTGATTTGGCGTTACCTGCTGCAATGAAAAATATGATGCCGTTTTTAGCTGGGTGTGTTGCATTGGCTGCTATTTTTGCCGCTGAAGTAAGCACGGCCGACACAGTTTTATACATGTTAGCAGGCTCAATAACTAATGATTTATATAAGCGATTCATTAATCCCGATATTTCCGACAAGAAATTATTATATTATTCGCGCGTTGTGAGTATATTATGCGGGGTCTTAGGCGTGATTTTAGCGTTAAAACTTGAGAGCATAATTTCAGCACTCACTATATTTTATTCACTAATGAGCGTATCACTATCAGCACCGTTATTATTTGGCTTATTCACGAAACGAGCTAACAATTTCGGGGCAGTTCTCTCGGCTTTGTCGGGTGTAATATTGACTCTTTACTTGACATTTTTTACAGAGAGTCACGCGATTAATTTCGGGTTTGCAGTATTGAACGCGTCAACCTGCGGAATAATTTTATCGTTTATAGTGATGTCAATTATTACTATATTTGCTAGGAAAAATTAA
- a CDS encoding CapA family protein yields MRQKFFAYIFMIIIILTASCAESSIRARFLFIGDIMAHKQQLDAARYKGQNKSLAGTYDFSPQFRRVRPLLINSFLVGNLETTFSGKKKKLNYSGYPLFNTPDSLADTLKNYLEIDLLTLANNHIFDRGAAGARRTTEILDSQDINWTGLGLDKIPSNDAVILDNNGIKAAFINYSYGSNLWPKSNDVHLNTLSQENILSGLKRAKSLSPDIIIACYHWGYEYHYQPSIYQKNDANTTLNNGATLIVGTHPHVLQPVEVRISNKYPVKAVAWSLGNFVSFQRTLPRERTYILAAEFEKDNGKTRLVKLSAAPLYVLAPGQNKTEIIYTGTHEDTINKLDFTGLSKAQIAKFQRIGRATLDFLGASDEIDEYGFYTLWKEESFDILPVSRRKSPKD; encoded by the coding sequence ATGAGACAGAAATTTTTTGCGTATATTTTCATGATAATAATAATATTGACTGCCTCATGCGCCGAGTCAAGTATTCGAGCGAGATTCTTATTTATAGGCGATATAATGGCACATAAACAGCAGCTCGATGCAGCACGCTACAAGGGACAAAATAAATCACTTGCTGGGACTTATGATTTTTCGCCTCAATTCCGGAGAGTCAGGCCGTTATTAATAAATTCTTTCTTAGTGGGCAATCTTGAGACTACTTTTTCAGGGAAGAAAAAAAAATTAAATTATTCCGGTTATCCATTATTTAACACGCCTGATTCACTTGCTGACACTCTGAAAAATTATCTTGAAATCGACTTATTGACTCTGGCAAATAATCACATTTTTGACCGCGGCGCGGCCGGAGCAAGACGAACTACTGAAATTTTAGACTCTCAAGATATAAACTGGACGGGGCTGGGACTCGATAAAATCCCGTCAAATGACGCTGTAATTCTCGACAATAACGGCATAAAAGCGGCTTTCATAAATTATTCATACGGGAGTAACTTATGGCCGAAATCTAATGACGTGCATTTAAATACTTTGAGTCAAGAAAATATTTTGTCAGGTCTTAAGCGCGCTAAAAGTTTGAGTCCGGATATAATAATAGCCTGCTATCACTGGGGATATGAATATCACTATCAGCCCAGCATTTACCAGAAGAACGACGCTAATACGACTCTAAATAACGGGGCGACTCTGATAGTCGGGACTCATCCGCATGTTTTGCAGCCTGTAGAAGTCAGAATCTCAAATAAATATCCAGTAAAAGCCGTAGCATGGTCGCTCGGAAATTTCGTATCATTTCAGAGAACTCTCCCGCGTGAAAGGACTTATATTTTAGCGGCTGAATTTGAGAAAGATAACGGCAAAACTAGACTTGTTAAACTCTCAGCAGCTCCCCTTTATGTCTTAGCACCGGGACAGAATAAGACCGAGATTATTTACACGGGGACTCACGAAGACACGATTAATAAATTGGACTTCACGGGATTAAGTAAAGCGCAAATCGCAAAATTTCAGAGAATAGGCCGGGCGACTCTTGACTTTCTCGGAGCTTCAGACGAAATTGACGAATACGGATTTTATACGCTATGGAAAGAAGAGTCATTTGATATTTTACCGGTGAGCAGGCGCAAGAGTCCTAAAGATTAA